The Pelobacter seleniigenes DSM 18267 genomic sequence CACTCCGGTTTCAACCAGGTTTTTGGCCTTGTCAAAATCAACCATGTCATAGAGGGCGTCATAAAGCGGGCGCAAGTAAGGGTTGACCTTTTCAGCCAGGTCCCCGGGCAGAAAACCAAGTTTTTCACCCGCTTCCACGGCCGGACGAACCAGCATGATACGGCTAACTTCCTTACGCATCAAGGCCGCCACCCCCATGGCCATGGCCAGGTAGGTTTTCCCGGTCCCTGCCGGACCGACCCCGAACACCACATGGTTCTGGCGGATATTGTCGATATAACTTTTCTGGGCCAGGCTTTTCGGCGCAATTATTTTATTACGTGCAGAAACGAAAACCGTATCGAAGAAAATATCCTTCAGGGAAGCAGAGGAATCGGCGGAGAGAATGCGGCTGGCATAATCGATATCGGTCGGGTAGAGAGGCATACCATCGCGCAGCAGGGAGCAGAGTTCCTCAAAAAGGCGGAGAGCCACCTGAACCTGTGCCGGGTCTCCGGACAGACTGATGACGGTCCCCTGGCTCCCCAGGCGCACACCGAGTTTTTTTTCAATG encodes the following:
- a CDS encoding PhoH family protein gives rise to the protein MDNELLMSPRERFDVGDAALAAQLFGQQNKHLKLIEKKLGVRLGSQGTVISLSGDPAQVQVALRLFEELCSLLRDGMPLYPTDIDYASRILSADSSASLKDIFFDTVFVSARNKIIAPKSLAQKSYIDNIRQNHVVFGVGPAGTGKTYLAMAMGVAALMRKEVSRIMLVRPAVEAGEKLGFLPGDLAEKVNPYLRPLYDALYDMVDFDKAKNLVETGVVEVAPLAFMRGRTLNDAFVILDEAQNTTVEQMKMFLTRLGFGSCAVITGDVTQIDLPRENRSGLLHAIDVLVGVPGIAFTHFSDVDVVRHPIVQAIVQAYQRADRRDADQGRRTNS